A single genomic interval of Aureliella helgolandensis harbors:
- a CDS encoding response regulator transcription factor, which translates to MTTTQATNQVLVFHRNGLFRDCLVNYIKTARDDEAIAIDHAQIAQIGEELFNSADVVLLDLNLPGVLPTEIIGRVQTSSSPAKIIVLVPDDHGSLAECLACGVHGCVLERASLDELNLAIDRVLEGSGFCSGDFAATMFAEFSRIAQSPAWQVPTAISACRLTGREQEVIGLLAKAKSNKQIAKELSVSLYTVKNHVHNILEKLSVETRMEAVELARQENWVSRF; encoded by the coding sequence ATGACTACGACGCAAGCGACAAATCAGGTACTTGTCTTTCACCGGAATGGCTTGTTCCGCGACTGCTTGGTGAATTACATCAAGACGGCGAGAGATGATGAAGCGATAGCCATCGATCACGCTCAAATCGCTCAGATCGGTGAAGAGCTCTTCAATTCAGCGGATGTCGTTCTGCTTGATCTAAATTTACCTGGGGTTCTTCCTACCGAAATTATTGGGCGTGTTCAAACCAGTTCCTCGCCTGCCAAGATCATCGTGTTGGTCCCCGATGACCATGGCTCCTTAGCCGAGTGTTTGGCCTGCGGCGTGCACGGCTGCGTGTTGGAACGCGCTTCCTTGGATGAGCTCAACTTGGCCATCGATCGAGTCCTTGAGGGGAGTGGCTTCTGTTCTGGCGATTTCGCTGCCACGATGTTTGCTGAGTTTTCACGGATTGCCCAATCACCAGCTTGGCAAGTCCCCACTGCCATCTCAGCTTGTCGCCTTACTGGCCGCGAGCAAGAGGTGATCGGCTTGCTCGCCAAAGCGAAGAGCAACAAGCAGATTGCCAAGGAGCTCAGTGTGTCGCTCTACACCGTCAAAAATCATGTGCACAACATCCTCGAGAAACTAAGCGTTGAAACACGCATGGAAGCGGTGGAGTTGGCGCGGCAGGAGAATTGGGTCAGCCGCTTCTAA